The genomic DNA TACTGGCGTTTAACTGAACCACCAGAAAAAGGTGCAGAAGCACCAGATTGGTTTTATGTAGCCAATGTACCACCAATGTTAAAAGGTAAATTCCGCAGGTCTTACGTATTGTGGCAGGAATATATAGCACCTTTAATAGTTTTAGAATTTGTGTCTGGTGATGGTACAGAAGAAAGGGATAAAACACCATTTAACGGTAAGTTCTGGGTATATGAACAAGCAATTAGAGTACCGTTTTATGGTATTTATGAAGTCCAGAAAGCCAGTGTAGAAGTGTATTATTTAGTGAATGGACGTTATGAATTATTACCAGCTAATGAAAGAGGTCATTATCCAATTTTACCGTTAGGTGTAGAGTTGGGTATTTGGGAAGGACAGTATAATAATATGCAAGCTCCCTGGTTACGTTGGTGGGATTTACAGGGGAATTTGTTGTTGCATAGTGGTGAGAAAACCCAGCAG from Okeanomitos corallinicola TIOX110 includes the following:
- a CDS encoding Uma2 family endonuclease, whose translation is MTLAKPADIDITHLPDHTELPESDGTFVLAKRTVGQNFQEHPQSILLTDSINNVLQKIHPDGQYAIGQDCGIYWRLTEPPEKGAEAPDWFYVANVPPMLKGKFRRSYVLWQEYIAPLIVLEFVSGDGTEERDKTPFNGKFWVYEQAIRVPFYGIYEVQKASVEVYYLVNGRYELLPANERGHYPILPLGVELGIWEGQYNNMQAPWLRWWDLQGNLLLHSGEKTQQLTSQLEQEQQKAARLAERLRELGVNPDEV